The region GCTCGATGAATGCGGCGGCGCGCTTGATATTCTCTGACCAGTTGTCCCTGTCGCGCAGCGTAGCCGCCTGCATTCGGGTTAATTCGGTCATGAATTGGTAGACGCTGGACGAGGCGATCAGCGGATCGGAGATTCTGCCCGCTCCGGCATCCATTACAATCATCCGTGCCAGCCGGACAGGGGCACAATCTGCGGGCAGCCGGGGTACCTCACCCGCTTCGCGCAGGAATCTGCGCCAGTGGGGCAAGATCAGGCTGGGGCGCAGCAGGAGGAACAGAAACTCCCAGGGCTCTGCCGCATCCGGCGGATAATAATACCGGTGCGGCCCCGGGATTTCTGCCAGCAGAGCCTGTCCGGCCCGGACCCGGTAGGTCCGGTTCTCTGACTCGAACACGCCCTCACCGGAGAGGGTGTACTGGAACAGCAGCAGCGGGCCGTCGCTGCGCTCCATACCGTCCCAGCGGTAAGCGGGATCGGAGACGGAATCATAACCGGCGGCGAACAATACGCACAGCTGCAGCTCCTTATCTTCGGCAAA is a window of Paenibacillus sp. FSL H3-0469 DNA encoding:
- a CDS encoding AraC family transcriptional regulator; the protein is MDIPRGTYGFRFAEDKELQLCVLFAAGYDSVSDPAYRWDGMERSDGPLLLFQYTLSGEGVFESENRTYRVRAGQALLAEIPGPHRYYYPPDAAEPWEFLFLLLRPSLILPHWRRFLREAGEVPRLPADCAPVRLARMIVMDAGAGRISDPLIASSSVYQFMTELTRMQAATLRDRDNWSENIKRAAAFIEQHYSQMISIDQLSEHVSLSKYHLIRRFSASTGHTPGAYLTRVRTEKAMELLRGTSLSIEAIAQQIGYSSGSYFIKAFRSLTGLTPGDFRSGGESLTYRQLFFD